In a single window of the Olivibacter sp. SDN3 genome:
- a CDS encoding nucleotidyl transferase AbiEii/AbiGii toxin family protein — translation MEKIYKGQVKLLLDVLPLVSNEQCFALHGGTAINLFIRNMPRLSVDIDLTYLPIEDWDTSLGNINAALKRIGVDIEKNMPGTKATLREEASKLDIATASASIKLEVSKMGRGSYAPPEIRVLCEKAQEEYNAFCEIAVVPLGQLYGGKICAALDRQHPRDLFDVKYLLANEGFTEEIKTGFIFCLLGAKRPISELLAPNFIDQRSALEKQFLGMTEEEFSYEEYELVKVQLVKEIAAVFDDSDRDFLLAFKDTSPIWDRYPFGGFPSIKRKVQLLLDLKEKKPEKHTALLQKLTDVLGR, via the coding sequence ATGGAGAAAATATATAAAGGTCAGGTCAAGCTGTTATTGGATGTGCTTCCGCTGGTATCAAATGAACAGTGCTTTGCACTACATGGGGGAACTGCAATCAACCTGTTCATCAGGAATATGCCGCGACTGTCGGTGGATATTGATCTTACCTATCTCCCTATAGAGGATTGGGATACCTCGCTTGGGAATATCAACGCGGCGTTGAAAAGGATTGGTGTAGATATCGAAAAAAATATGCCAGGAACCAAGGCTACCTTAAGGGAAGAAGCCTCTAAACTGGACATCGCTACAGCATCGGCAAGCATCAAGCTAGAGGTGAGCAAAATGGGTCGGGGATCCTATGCTCCACCAGAGATTAGGGTACTTTGTGAAAAAGCCCAGGAAGAGTACAATGCCTTTTGCGAGATTGCCGTTGTTCCCTTGGGTCAGTTATATGGTGGAAAGATCTGTGCCGCATTAGACCGTCAGCATCCTAGAGACCTTTTTGACGTCAAGTATCTGCTGGCCAACGAGGGGTTTACCGAAGAGATCAAGACGGGATTTATATTCTGTCTGCTGGGGGCAAAAAGGCCGATATCGGAATTGCTTGCTCCCAATTTCATCGATCAAAGATCAGCATTAGAAAAGCAGTTTCTGGGGATGACAGAAGAAGAGTTCAGCTATGAGGAATATGAATTGGTAAAGGTGCAGCTTGTGAAAGAAATAGCCGCTGTATTTGATGACAGCGATAGGGATTTCCTTTTAGCGTTCAAGGATACATCTCCAATCTGGGATCGGTATCCATTTGGTGGATTTCCATCGATAAAAAGAAAGGTTCAGCTATTGTTAGATCTAAAGGAAAAAAAACCTGAAAAACATACAGCTCTCTTACAAAAGCTCACTGATGTATTGGGTAGGTAA
- a CDS encoding S8 family peptidase, translated as MNQQLPHLYLKNPSGHAYKFDKSRGMEKNDTIDKDPAAYRPHKQRLSTSFNQLLLDKANRLRDKRLVPEHIEIIEIRFLIPFSDGLSYKTRTRFLNEFGLSPVIQKDFNRTVLFAIVDEQRFRHFDALLHHYIESSDRISPKGKTYAIMTTLFDVKYHTASDIRNQRSGDLVFELINTTPQIDEVYETQHRALKNYLEALALVGDIDDFSFDPYGKMLQLKGANRNIVDEMARNFDILAQAHTLRSLIVKPDQFNITKVTWDFTIRNRDDNHTVIGVIDNGIRPIEPLREIVMAGIDITRTNDPLWAAHRHGTVVASLAAVGDRFFTGEEELDADAKIYSIKILESIDGYIDVIKVVEAIQEAHIRDGVRLFNLSICAQSKSYNESPSFFSYLLDKLAYELDILIFIAAGNMNYDDLVAMQENPHDLHNYPNHFYNPNIESDIHSCIYTNICIPAESMNHVTIGALADNYRPDTAVDLSLDKNLPAYYSRKNHYDFKQKINGAVLSSNHGNKNFFKPDIVMPGGDLLQNDAAMQVPGFGDGGNDYYTFDSGTSLSAPLAANLAAQVLNIYPDLSLQSIKALLINSTDTYPTSYLEEMVIERKNSLAIEAYGVPFDKLSATNKTKITRQVLSEETIHRNLVGHGKPNKERLLYSTANKVSLIVEETIRTDHHKVILLHVPEYLLEGKGNKRLAIQATLCYKFNPAWGNHVDYNPLHISFNFANSVVKHSLDNLADILADRNHEYYKDNHWTDEIRNLEDLKAQRDISDEDNKRLLNLKMKVKNKALGIKNSLGPWSEDFFPLVNKPLSNRQQLSIQISKSEIGKIGNQIAIVMRCAVKDNLDLDLQEWARITKEHPFSLALSIEDKSKIDGVRLYDEIQAVNILEAVPNNITQLDQDLDIEL; from the coding sequence ATGAACCAACAATTACCTCATCTCTATCTCAAAAATCCTTCGGGTCATGCATATAAGTTTGATAAATCAAGGGGCATGGAAAAAAACGATACTATAGATAAAGACCCAGCGGCATACAGACCACATAAACAACGATTGAGTACTTCGTTTAATCAACTCCTTCTAGATAAAGCGAATAGACTACGGGATAAGCGTTTAGTTCCAGAGCATATTGAAATTATAGAAATCAGGTTTTTGATACCATTTAGTGATGGATTAAGTTATAAGACTCGGACACGGTTTTTAAATGAATTTGGTCTATCACCAGTGATCCAAAAAGATTTCAATCGTACCGTTTTGTTTGCAATAGTTGACGAACAACGGTTTAGGCACTTCGACGCATTATTGCACCATTATATCGAGAGTAGTGATCGTATTTCTCCAAAAGGCAAGACATACGCAATTATGACCACACTATTTGATGTCAAATATCATACGGCATCGGATATACGAAACCAACGTTCTGGTGATTTAGTTTTTGAGCTGATTAATACAACCCCTCAGATTGATGAAGTTTACGAAACTCAACACAGGGCTTTGAAGAATTATTTAGAAGCGTTAGCGCTTGTAGGTGATATTGATGATTTTTCGTTTGACCCTTATGGTAAGATGCTTCAACTGAAAGGTGCTAATAGAAATATTGTAGATGAAATGGCAAGGAATTTTGATATTCTTGCACAGGCACATACCTTGCGTAGCCTCATTGTCAAGCCAGATCAATTTAATATCACAAAGGTGACATGGGATTTTACAATACGGAACCGAGACGATAATCATACGGTCATCGGTGTTATCGACAATGGTATAAGACCAATTGAACCTTTGCGTGAGATTGTAATGGCCGGCATAGATATTACACGTACAAATGATCCCTTATGGGCTGCTCATAGACATGGCACTGTCGTAGCCAGTTTAGCAGCAGTTGGTGATCGGTTTTTTACCGGTGAAGAGGAATTGGACGCAGATGCTAAAATATATTCTATCAAGATATTGGAAAGCATTGATGGTTATATTGACGTAATTAAAGTAGTAGAAGCTATTCAGGAAGCACACATAAGAGATGGTGTACGCCTCTTTAATTTATCCATTTGTGCGCAGAGTAAATCATATAACGAAAGCCCTTCATTTTTTTCGTATTTACTTGATAAATTGGCCTATGAGTTAGACATCCTTATATTTATCGCTGCGGGCAATATGAATTATGATGATCTCGTGGCGATGCAAGAAAATCCGCATGATCTACATAATTACCCAAATCATTTTTACAATCCTAATATAGAATCAGATATCCATTCGTGCATATATACCAATATTTGTATTCCTGCGGAGAGTATGAATCATGTTACGATCGGTGCTCTGGCAGATAATTATAGACCAGATACAGCTGTTGATCTAAGTTTGGATAAGAATTTGCCAGCATACTATTCTCGGAAAAATCATTATGACTTTAAACAAAAAATTAATGGTGCTGTATTAAGTTCTAATCACGGAAATAAGAATTTTTTTAAACCTGATATCGTAATGCCAGGGGGAGATCTTTTACAAAATGATGCTGCCATGCAGGTTCCAGGTTTTGGTGATGGGGGAAATGATTATTATACCTTTGATTCTGGAACAAGTCTTTCAGCACCTTTGGCAGCGAATCTAGCTGCACAAGTGCTAAATATATATCCCGACCTCTCACTACAATCTATCAAGGCCTTGCTGATTAATTCTACTGATACTTATCCTACTAGTTATTTAGAAGAGATGGTTATCGAAAGAAAAAATAGCTTAGCGATTGAAGCATATGGAGTGCCTTTTGATAAATTGTCAGCGACGAATAAAACCAAAATTACAAGGCAAGTTCTTTCGGAAGAAACTATTCATCGCAATCTGGTTGGCCACGGTAAACCAAACAAAGAACGATTGCTTTATTCAACAGCTAATAAAGTTTCGCTCATTGTAGAAGAAACTATCCGAACAGATCATCATAAAGTAATTCTTTTGCATGTGCCTGAATATTTATTAGAAGGTAAGGGAAATAAAAGACTTGCTATTCAAGCAACGTTATGCTATAAGTTCAATCCCGCTTGGGGTAATCATGTGGATTATAATCCATTGCATATTTCGTTTAACTTTGCTAATAGTGTAGTGAAACACTCGTTGGATAATTTAGCTGATATTTTGGCAGACAGAAACCATGAATATTATAAGGACAATCACTGGACGGATGAAATTAGGAATCTAGAAGATCTGAAAGCTCAGAGAGATATTTCTGATGAAGACAATAAAAGATTATTAAATCTTAAAATGAAGGTAAAAAACAAAGCGTTAGGTATCAAAAACTCTTTAGGGCCTTGGTCAGAAGATTTCTTTCCTTTAGTAAATAAACCGTTATCTAATAGACAGCAGCTTTCTATTCAAATATCTAAATCCGAAATTGGAAAGATAGGTAATCAAATAGCAATTGTTATGCGCTGTGCCGTCAAAGACAATTTGGATCTAGACTTACAGGAATGGGCTAGGATTACCAAAGAGCACCCTTTTTCACTTGCTCTGTCTATAGAAGATAAGTCAAAAATTGATGGGGTTCGATTGTACGATGAGATACAGGCTGTTAATATCCTTGAAGCAGTTCCAAACAATATTACGCAACTAGATCAAGATTTAGATATTGAGCTATAA
- a CDS encoding AAA family ATPase, which yields MSQQDYIKDIARFGLENDREKLLATLNEFIDHAKSTKKINFALQLQSILKDAVRKQETGGMLKVGSPSHYQQLNDRETDELILEKLTSDYSLENLVSPLEVKDKLVNFLDEHSHAELLNKHNLPLSNKLLLHGPSGCGKTLASYVIAGELKKLMIVVNLGAIVSAKLGETSKNLAKLFRRATQEDCIIFIDEFDSLGKVRDYSQDHGEMKRVVNTILQLFDYLPQSSMVIAATNQKNMLDEALLRRFDVSIAFELPTKEEIQQLIDLTLKKGEFSFDKKTATNSIIKEAEGLSYYSIQKTLVTAMKRSLFGTKNTRALKPKIDTAIWKQLVAEEKEALAIG from the coding sequence ATGAGCCAGCAAGACTATATAAAAGACATAGCGCGTTTCGGGTTGGAGAACGATCGTGAAAAGCTATTGGCTACGCTGAACGAGTTTATAGATCACGCTAAAAGTACCAAGAAGATTAATTTTGCCCTGCAACTGCAATCTATCTTGAAAGACGCAGTACGCAAGCAGGAAACTGGAGGTATGTTAAAGGTGGGTTCTCCATCACACTATCAACAGCTAAATGACAGGGAAACGGATGAGCTGATCTTGGAAAAGCTCACGTCTGACTATTCGTTGGAAAATTTGGTGAGCCCTCTCGAAGTGAAGGACAAGCTGGTTAACTTCTTAGATGAGCACAGCCATGCTGAACTATTAAACAAGCACAATTTACCCTTATCAAATAAGCTTTTACTGCATGGCCCTTCGGGCTGCGGCAAGACGTTGGCTTCATACGTGATAGCAGGCGAGTTGAAAAAGCTCATGATTGTAGTGAACTTAGGTGCTATCGTCTCAGCCAAATTAGGCGAAACGAGTAAGAACCTGGCCAAATTGTTCAGAAGGGCTACGCAGGAAGATTGCATTATCTTTATTGATGAGTTTGATTCATTAGGTAAGGTACGCGATTATAGCCAGGACCATGGTGAAATGAAGCGTGTAGTAAATACAATTTTGCAGTTGTTTGACTACCTGCCGCAAAGCAGCATGGTGATTGCCGCTACCAATCAGAAGAATATGCTGGACGAAGCGCTGCTCCGTCGCTTTGATGTATCCATAGCTTTTGAGTTACCCACTAAAGAAGAGATTCAGCAATTGATTGACCTCACGTTGAAGAAAGGTGAATTCTCTTTCGATAAAAAGACTGCAACGAATAGCATCATAAAAGAGGCGGAAGGCCTTTCCTACTACAGTATCCAAAAGACACTTGTAACCGCGATGAAGCGCAGCCTGTTTGGAACTAAAAATACAAGAGCCTTAAAGCCTAAAATAGATACTGCTATCTGGAAGCAACTGGTAGCGGAAGAAAAGGAAGCATTGGCTATTGGATAA
- a CDS encoding DUF4393 domain-containing protein, with amino-acid sequence MEVEKKIAEEVVGLSKDIYADVAKPILSEVGKTGGGITRILLSPLNGLVWGFDKIVENLDNTISEKLNKVSEAKLQTPPPFVAVPSLEAMRYTGEVEELRNLYANLLANSMDMDTIENVHPGFVDIIKNLTPDEAKLLTVFLRVESLPFIDVKQVDDKIQRSFVVTIKMHTHVIDEFELELLYPCNLPVYFSNLIRIGILESPNNLSLDDQKYSELETCEYILEEKEKIEAEGKIFEVDRRFIRPTSFGYQFINTVVKDK; translated from the coding sequence ATGGAAGTAGAAAAAAAGATTGCAGAAGAAGTAGTGGGTCTATCAAAAGATATCTATGCCGACGTTGCGAAACCAATTCTTTCTGAAGTTGGAAAAACAGGTGGTGGAATAACACGAATTTTGTTATCGCCACTTAATGGACTCGTTTGGGGATTCGATAAAATAGTAGAAAATTTAGATAATACTATTTCTGAAAAACTTAATAAAGTATCTGAAGCGAAACTTCAAACACCACCGCCTTTTGTTGCAGTACCTTCTTTAGAAGCTATGAGATACACTGGTGAGGTGGAAGAATTAAGAAATCTCTATGCAAACCTGTTAGCTAATTCAATGGATATGGATACTATCGAAAATGTGCATCCAGGGTTTGTCGATATCATCAAAAATTTAACACCGGATGAAGCAAAATTACTTACAGTGTTTTTGAGGGTAGAATCTTTGCCATTTATAGATGTCAAGCAAGTAGACGATAAGATACAAAGAAGTTTTGTTGTTACAATTAAGATGCACACACATGTTATTGACGAATTTGAGCTAGAACTTTTGTACCCTTGTAATCTTCCAGTTTATTTCTCTAACTTGATCAGGATCGGAATTTTGGAGAGTCCTAATAATTTAAGTCTTGATGATCAGAAATATAGCGAGTTAGAAACATGTGAATATATCTTGGAGGAAAAAGAAAAAATTGAAGCGGAGGGAAAAATATTTGAGGTAGATCGCCGATTTATCAGACCAACATCTTTTGGATATCAGTTTATTAACACGGTAGTTAAAGACAAATAG
- a CDS encoding STAS-like domain-containing protein, with protein MELKVVDVIKSDVALSPEPAHLLYQEIRNIVRNKNVAIIDFSKVQILSTAFLNSAIGRLYSDFSSEELNEYLKIVNLADDDKNLLRKVIKRAKEYFADKDSFDKKIGDRYDQ; from the coding sequence ATGGAATTAAAAGTTGTTGACGTTATAAAATCTGATGTGGCACTTTCTCCAGAGCCAGCCCATCTGTTATACCAAGAAATAAGGAACATTGTTAGAAATAAGAATGTTGCTATTATTGATTTCAGTAAGGTCCAAATACTTTCTACAGCATTTTTAAATTCTGCAATAGGTCGACTTTATTCTGACTTTAGCTCAGAAGAGTTGAATGAATATTTGAAAATTGTAAATCTTGCTGATGACGATAAAAACCTACTAAGAAAGGTTATTAAACGGGCAAAGGAGTATTTTGCCGATAAGGACTCTTTTGATAAAAAAATTGGAGATAGATACGATCAATAA
- a CDS encoding HAMP domain-containing histidine kinase — protein MDYTFHIPIHLNGNSDGFDFLSRLANETSECFIDNITIDFYHCLFIQGNLCAVLGALIRDLHFNGNTVTIINVRDKILGLLKRNDFLYHYQFAIQESDDRNTCIPYKIFGRDDEKAATDFFYKQLFNKPRMPMMSDKAKKKVISNIFEICVNAVTHSGCEIVHCCGQIYRGTLSKAIVSFVDTGRTIKQNVNDYLKKSLSGGECIMWALEEGNTTKEGNTPGGLGLNEVYQLIAMNNGKLQIVSSDGFVEILGGDKKISYIANSFPGTIVNMEIKLNDNNFYVLHSEQNDDDLVF, from the coding sequence ATGGACTATACATTTCATATACCAATACATCTCAACGGAAATTCCGATGGATTTGATTTTTTATCTCGCCTAGCAAACGAAACAAGTGAATGCTTTATTGACAATATTACTATAGACTTTTATCATTGTTTATTTATACAAGGAAATCTTTGTGCTGTTTTAGGAGCATTAATCAGAGACCTCCATTTTAATGGAAATACCGTCACCATTATAAATGTCAGGGATAAAATACTGGGATTGTTAAAAAGAAATGACTTTTTGTATCATTATCAATTCGCTATACAAGAATCTGATGACAGAAACACATGTATACCCTACAAAATATTTGGTCGAGATGATGAAAAGGCTGCCACAGATTTTTTTTACAAGCAACTTTTTAATAAACCACGAATGCCCATGATGTCTGATAAGGCAAAGAAAAAAGTCATAAGCAATATTTTTGAGATTTGTGTAAATGCTGTAACTCATAGTGGTTGTGAAATTGTCCACTGCTGTGGTCAAATATACCGCGGTACTTTGAGTAAAGCGATTGTTTCATTTGTAGACACAGGTAGAACAATCAAACAGAATGTAAATGATTATCTAAAGAAGAGCTTATCTGGCGGAGAGTGTATAATGTGGGCGCTAGAAGAAGGCAATACTACAAAAGAAGGCAATACTCCAGGTGGTTTAGGTCTAAACGAGGTTTATCAGCTCATTGCAATGAACAACGGTAAACTTCAAATAGTTTCGTCTGATGGGTTTGTCGAAATATTAGGAGGTGATAAAAAAATCTCTTATATTGCTAACTCTTTTCCTGGAACGATCGTAAATATGGAGATTAAGCTAAATGACAACAATTTCTATGTTTTACACTCCGAACAAAATGACGATGATCTTGTTTTCTAA